In Brachybacterium fresconis, the genomic stretch TCTGCAGCAGCGCGGCGACGTCCGCCTCGCACACCAGGACCCTGCGCCGGGCGTCGGTCAGGCCCGGATCCAGACGTGTGGACCGGTAGGGCTCGCCGTTGACGAAGGCCCGGAACACGCCCAGGCCGGTCACCAGCAGGCGGGCCGACGTCGGCGGCGCGGACAGCTCGAAGCTCGTGCGCAGCAACGGGTTCTGGGGGTCCTCGCCGGGCGCCGTGATCCAGCGGGCCAGGGTCGGGTCGATATCCGTCATCACAGGCCACCTGATTCCTCGGGTCGTCGTCGACGCATCGGGTCAGTGTGACACGCACCACGGCGCACATCGGGCAGGCGGGCTCCCAGACGCCGCTGTCACCATGAGCGGATGGACCTCGAGAACCTCGCCCGGGCGGTGTGGGAGCGCATCGTGCCCTCGGCCGCGCCGGAGAACGCCTGGTGGGTGCTGACGGCCCTGGCGGCGGCGCTCGCCGTCGTCGTGCTGCCGCCCCTGTGGCACCTGGTGCGCCCGGCGGTGACGATCGTGCACGAGCTGGGGCACGCGATCGTCGGCATCCTCGTCGGTCGCCGCTTCACCGGCTTCGTGGTCAGCGCCGACATGTCCGGCCACGCCGTGACCGTCGGGCCGCGGCGTGGGTTCGGCCGGATCGTCTCGACCTGGGCGGGCTACCCCGCCCCCGCGATCCTCGGCGCCGTCGGGGTCCAGATCGCCCTGCACGGATGGGCGCCCACCGCCCTGTTCGCCGCCGGCGTGGTGCTCGTGATCTCGCTGGTGTTCACCCGCTCCCTGCACACCGTGCTCGCCGTGCTGGCGACCGCGGTCGCCCTCGGCACCGCCTGGTGGTGGGGCAGCCCGGCGGTGGCCGCCCTGCTCACCCTGGCCGCCTCCGTGTTCGCCCTGTTCGGCGCCTGGCGGCACCTGGGAGCGGTGATCACCGGCGGCGGTCGCGGGGACGACCCCGCCCAGCTCGCCCAGCTCACGGGGGTGCCGACGTGGATCTGGCATCTGCTGTACGTCGCGGTGCTCGCCGCCTGCAGCTGGTGGGCGTGGACCGCGCTGGCCCCGCTGGTGCTCGGCGCCTGAGAGCTCCCGCGGCCTTCCGCCCGGTCCGTCGGCCGCGTGACAGGCGCGCGCTGTCGGCGGATGATCGGAGGCGAGCCCGATCACGGGAGGTGGACCGCCGTGGAATGGATGAACGGATTCGCGCTGCTGGATGCGCAGGACTACACGATCGCGCGCGAGATCATCCAGCGCGGGGTCGCCGCCGTGTTCGTGCTCGCCTTCGCCTCCACGTACCGCCAGTTCCCGGTGCTGCTGGGGGAGCGGGGGCTGCTGCCCACCCCCGACCACCTCGCCCGCTCGCTCGGCCGCGGTGGACCGAGTCTGTTCCGCTGGCGACGCGTCGGCTACAGCGACCGCCTGCTGCGGGGGATGTGCGCGGTCGGGATGCTGCTCGGGGCGTCGGCCGTGATCGGGCTGCCGCAGCAGGGACCGGGGTGGACGACGATCCCCGTGTTCCTGGCCATGTGGGGCCTGTACCTGTCGATCCACTCCGTCGGCCGCATCTTCTACGGCTACGGCTGGGAGTCGATGCTGCTGGAGTGCGGGTTCATCGTCGGCTTCCTCGGCTCCCACCAGGTCGCCCCGCCGCTGCTGATCCTGTGGTTCCTGCGCTGGATGCTGCTGCGCCTCGAGTTCGGCGCCGGGATGATCAAGATGCGCGGCGACCCCTCCTGGCGGGACCTGACCGCGATGGACCACCACCACGAGACGCAGCCGATGCCGGGCCCGCTCAGCCGCCTCGCGCACCTGCGGCCGCGCTGGTGGCACCGGATCGAAGTGCTCGGCAGCCACGTCGTCCAGCTGGGGGCGATCTGGCTGGTGCTGCTACCGCAGCCGATCGCCTCGATCGGGGCCTCGCTGGTGATCCTCACCCAGCTGTTCCTCGTGGTCACCGGCAACTACGCCTGGCTGAACTGGCTGACGATCCTGGTCGCCACCGCGGCGATCAGCGACCCCTTCTGGCGGTGGCTGGGCGGTGGCCCGTTCCCGGGCTGGGGCTGGCAGGACCTCCCGGCGACGGACGCGT encodes the following:
- a CDS encoding M50 family metallopeptidase — protein: MDLENLARAVWERIVPSAAPENAWWVLTALAAALAVVVLPPLWHLVRPAVTIVHELGHAIVGILVGRRFTGFVVSADMSGHAVTVGPRRGFGRIVSTWAGYPAPAILGAVGVQIALHGWAPTALFAAGVVLVISLVFTRSLHTVLAVLATAVALGTAWWWGSPAVAALLTLAASVFALFGAWRHLGAVITGGGRGDDPAQLAQLTGVPTWIWHLLYVAVLAACSWWAWTALAPLVLGA
- a CDS encoding lipase maturation factor family protein, with product MNGFALLDAQDYTIAREIIQRGVAAVFVLAFASTYRQFPVLLGERGLLPTPDHLARSLGRGGPSLFRWRRVGYSDRLLRGMCAVGMLLGASAVIGLPQQGPGWTTIPVFLAMWGLYLSIHSVGRIFYGYGWESMLLECGFIVGFLGSHQVAPPLLILWFLRWMLLRLEFGAGMIKMRGDPSWRDLTAMDHHHETQPMPGPLSRLAHLRPRWWHRIEVLGSHVVQLGAIWLVLLPQPIASIGASLVILTQLFLVVTGNYAWLNWLTILVATAAISDPFWRWLGGGPFPGWGWQDLPATDASAAGTAGSPLWWQLLILAVVVFLAVLSWKPLLNLFSAHQLMNASFNRFHLVNAYGAFGSMTSGRYEVIIEGTLDPDPPTADEVAWHAYEFPGKPGDVRRRSRQFAPYHLRLDWQMWFLALRPGAQDWFVALLEKLRDGDPGVRRLLRSDPFHGAPPTGLRVRYFRYRYATAAERRESGQWWMRTDLGVIARMDPEPDAESDPDPAAEPEPEPEADPDRETGAGTDPDRD